Proteins encoded by one window of Chondromyces crocatus:
- a CDS encoding SDR family oxidoreductase, giving the protein MAGVSCATLVRLSGSGCGVSTLVLCAAYLSSRHGVIGSSKVAAIEMAASDIRVNAVLPGPADTDGGSTIP; this is encoded by the coding sequence CTGGCTGGTGTTTCATGCGCGACGCTCGTCAGACTATCTGGGAGCGGATGTGGCGTCTCGACGTTGGTCCTCTGCGCTGCGTACCTGTCGTCCAGGCACGGCGTGATCGGCTCGTCCAAGGTGGCGGCCATCGAGATGGCTGCGAGCGACATCCGGGTGAATGCGGTGCTCCCTGGGCCAGCGGACACCGACGGCGGCTCGACGATCCCGTGA
- a CDS encoding class I SAM-dependent methyltransferase: MDDDRIRWDARWRERGEGPGEPSALITALAPQLPTRGRALDIAGGAGRHALWLARRGLDVTLVDISEVALTIARAAPGPDVTENLGAASGLDAARRGRLHTLALDLEEAPLPPGPWDVILCFHYLQRSLFAAFPEALAPGGLLVIVHPTRTNLERHPRPSARFLLDDGELPGLLRGGLDVVRYEEGWLSEGRHEARLLARRP; encoded by the coding sequence GTGGACGACGACCGAATCCGCTGGGACGCGCGCTGGCGCGAGCGCGGCGAAGGCCCTGGCGAGCCCTCCGCGCTGATCACCGCCCTCGCCCCCCAACTCCCGACACGAGGCCGTGCCCTCGACATCGCCGGAGGCGCCGGCCGTCACGCCCTGTGGCTGGCACGACGGGGACTCGACGTGACCCTGGTCGACATCTCCGAGGTGGCCTTGACCATCGCCCGAGCCGCCCCAGGGCCCGACGTCACCGAGAACCTCGGCGCAGCGTCAGGCCTCGACGCAGCGCGCCGGGGTCGACTGCACACCCTGGCGCTCGACCTGGAAGAAGCCCCGCTGCCCCCCGGCCCGTGGGACGTGATCCTCTGCTTCCATTACCTGCAGCGATCCCTGTTCGCGGCGTTCCCGGAGGCGCTGGCCCCAGGCGGGCTGCTCGTGATCGTGCACCCCACGCGCACCAACCTGGAGCGGCATCCGCGCCCCAGCGCGCGCTTTCTGCTCGACGACGGCGAGCTACCGGGCCTGCTGCGCGGAGGGCTCGACGTGGTGCGGTACGAGGAGGGCTGGCTTTCCGAGGGGAGGCACGAGGCCCGGCTGCTGGCGCGACGACCCTGA
- a CDS encoding ATPase domain-containing protein — protein MQARGGASEVVQPAGAGAQAVVPRVASGVPRLDSILRGGFLRGGMYSVMGPPGSGKTLLGNQLCFHHAGVEGRRAIYVTLLAESHARMILHIRSMRFFRPELVGQAIQYVSAFAVLEQQGLGGLQELLRRSIREQGATVVVIDGLQAVQTYAESPLAFQKFLRELQAYAGLLDCTVLLLTPTTAAQAHAENAMVDGVLELSHGLFGARAVRELTVHKFRGSECLLGRHEVEIGPEGLIIHPRTEAQFDRPPARAVERRIRMPFGIAGLDEMLCGGIVSGSTTMLLGAPGAGKTLLGLQFLAHGASEGQPGMYFGFYETPPRLLEKAREVKIDLERHCASGLVEVQWQPPLEQHLDALAEQLIERIQARKVERLRVFIDGFAGFRSALVYPERLPRFFAALTHELRNLDVTTVFAEEADLCRAEIQLPDEVLAAVVENILVLRHVEVGSQLRRLLSIRKMRESDYEAAAREFRITDGGIVVASSFRSAERILAVRGGISRASGGLDVKGARGGASERKKPRGMRKSPGASGKRVAGRRS, from the coding sequence GTGCAAGCTCGGGGCGGCGCCAGCGAGGTGGTGCAGCCCGCTGGCGCCGGAGCGCAGGCGGTGGTGCCGCGGGTGGCGAGTGGGGTGCCGCGGCTCGACAGCATCTTGCGCGGAGGGTTCCTGCGCGGCGGGATGTACAGCGTCATGGGGCCGCCAGGGTCGGGCAAGACGCTGCTCGGCAACCAGCTGTGCTTCCACCACGCCGGGGTCGAGGGGCGGCGCGCGATCTACGTCACGCTGCTGGCGGAGTCGCACGCGCGGATGATCTTGCACATCCGGTCGATGCGCTTCTTCCGGCCGGAGCTGGTGGGGCAAGCGATCCAGTACGTGAGCGCCTTCGCGGTGCTGGAGCAGCAGGGGCTCGGGGGGCTGCAGGAGCTTCTGCGGCGCTCGATCCGGGAGCAGGGGGCGACGGTCGTGGTGATCGATGGGCTCCAGGCGGTCCAGACGTATGCGGAGTCGCCGCTCGCGTTCCAGAAGTTCCTGCGGGAGCTGCAGGCGTATGCGGGGCTGCTCGACTGCACGGTGCTGCTGCTGACACCGACGACCGCGGCGCAGGCGCACGCGGAGAACGCGATGGTGGACGGGGTGCTGGAGCTGAGCCACGGGCTCTTCGGGGCGCGCGCGGTCCGGGAGCTGACGGTGCACAAGTTCCGGGGGAGCGAGTGCTTGCTCGGGCGGCACGAGGTGGAGATCGGGCCGGAGGGGCTCATCATCCACCCGCGCACGGAGGCGCAGTTCGACCGGCCTCCGGCACGGGCGGTGGAGCGCAGGATCCGGATGCCGTTCGGAATCGCGGGGCTCGACGAGATGCTCTGCGGGGGGATCGTGTCGGGGTCGACGACGATGCTCCTCGGCGCGCCAGGGGCGGGCAAGACGCTGCTCGGGCTGCAGTTCCTGGCGCACGGGGCGAGCGAGGGGCAGCCAGGGATGTACTTCGGGTTCTACGAGACGCCGCCGCGGCTCCTGGAGAAGGCGCGGGAGGTGAAGATCGACCTGGAGCGCCACTGCGCGTCGGGGCTCGTGGAGGTGCAGTGGCAGCCGCCGCTGGAACAGCACCTCGACGCGCTGGCCGAGCAGTTGATCGAGCGGATCCAGGCGCGCAAGGTGGAGCGGCTGCGGGTGTTCATCGACGGGTTCGCGGGGTTCAGGAGCGCGCTGGTGTACCCAGAGCGGCTGCCGCGGTTCTTCGCGGCGCTGACGCACGAGCTCCGGAACCTCGACGTGACCACGGTGTTCGCGGAGGAGGCGGATCTCTGCCGCGCGGAGATCCAGCTCCCGGACGAGGTGCTGGCGGCGGTGGTCGAGAACATCCTCGTGCTTCGGCACGTCGAGGTGGGGTCGCAGCTCCGTCGGTTGCTCTCGATCCGCAAGATGCGTGAGAGCGACTACGAGGCGGCGGCGCGAGAGTTCCGGATCACGGACGGCGGGATCGTGGTGGCGTCGTCGTTCCGGAGCGCGGAGCGCATCCTGGCCGTGCGAGGTGGAATCTCCCGGGCGTCTGGCGGGTTGGACGTGAAGGGCGCGAGGGGAGGGGCATCCGAGCGAAAAAAGCCGAGAGGCATGCGGAAGTCACCCGGAGCGTCCGGGAAGCGTGTAGCAGGGAGGCGGTCATGA
- a CDS encoding response regulator: protein MKTVLIVDDEFDIADALAAIFEVEGYAVRVCSNGLDAMKEIARSLPDLLLLDVMMPVMDGLEVLSRLRSDDRTSDLPVIVMSAVKPKQASAGAPWQLFLQKPFNITALLVAVQGLIGSPVGAEHAEMAGGT from the coding sequence ATGAAGACGGTCCTCATCGTCGATGACGAGTTCGACATCGCAGACGCGCTGGCCGCCATCTTCGAGGTGGAGGGGTACGCGGTGCGGGTATGCAGCAACGGGCTGGACGCGATGAAGGAGATCGCGCGCAGCTTGCCGGATCTGCTGCTCCTCGACGTGATGATGCCGGTGATGGACGGGCTGGAGGTGCTGAGCCGGCTCCGGAGCGATGATCGGACGAGCGATCTGCCGGTGATCGTGATGAGCGCGGTGAAGCCGAAGCAGGCGAGTGCAGGGGCGCCGTGGCAGCTCTTCCTCCAGAAGCCGTTCAACATCACGGCACTCCTCGTGGCGGTGCAGGGATTGATCGGGAGCCCGGTCGGCGCGGAGCACGCGGAGATGGCCGGAGGGACCTGA
- a CDS encoding alanine-zipper protein: MRRGPRASGQRIPPRLQRSLAGGRQVRGVASGRLTRDGCSTAREARSTAREARSTAREARSTAREARSTAREVGSTVSEIHSLARESTSRRQARG; the protein is encoded by the coding sequence GTGCGTCGCGGTCCTCGGGCGTCCGGTCAGCGTATCCCACCTCGCCTCCAGCGCTCTCTGGCGGGGGGTCGTCAGGTGCGTGGCGTCGCGTCGGGACGGCTGACGAGGGATGGATGTTCGACGGCACGTGAAGCGCGTTCGACGGCACGTGAAGCGCGTTCGACGGCACGTGAAGCGCGTTCGACGGCACGTGAAGCGCGTTCGACGGCACGTGAAGTTGGTTCGACGGTCAGCGAAATTCATTCGCTGGCTCGTGAATCGACATCGCGAAGGCAGGCTCGCGGGTGA
- a CDS encoding ISNCY-like element ISChcr1 family transposase, translating into MRKSFDRQRPLTHLWLDHPQAKHLEHMAQLLDALPEATELAFGDLVAAGVDPHLGRQGMSAEQVLRVLILKQMQDFSYEELEFHLADSATYRAFCGLGIADTAPSKSTLQRNIKVISEQTLEAIHRMVVACAKREGVDNGKRVRVDSTVINAAIHPPTDSSLLKDSVRVLTRLLSRARRWTKKKSTDHRRRAKRRALGITHARSAEQRLPLYRDLIAVTKKTLRAARVASSILPRVQAGKEQAEVDRLVEQLRYHVLAAERVLDQAERRVLRGQSVPAQQKVVSIFEPHVDVIVKDHRETLYGHKVFFSAGASGLVVDVVVPRGNPADSAMATTMMTRHVEICGEPPKQAAFDGGFASQSNLDALKGLGIRDVAFSKRRGLDVMEMVKSPRIYRALRNFRAGIEGIISYLKRAFGLARCDWRTLASFRAYVMASVIAANLLTIALGVAR; encoded by the coding sequence ATGCGCAAGAGCTTTGACCGACAGCGACCCCTCACGCACCTGTGGCTCGACCATCCCCAAGCCAAGCACCTGGAGCACATGGCGCAGCTTCTGGACGCGCTGCCCGAGGCCACGGAGCTCGCGTTTGGGGACCTCGTCGCAGCTGGCGTCGACCCTCACCTGGGGCGGCAGGGCATGAGCGCCGAGCAAGTGCTCCGCGTGCTCATTCTCAAGCAGATGCAGGATTTCAGCTATGAGGAGCTGGAGTTCCATCTGGCTGACTCGGCCACCTACCGAGCCTTCTGTGGATTGGGGATCGCAGACACGGCGCCGAGCAAATCGACGTTGCAACGAAACATCAAGGTGATTTCCGAGCAGACCCTGGAGGCCATCCATCGGATGGTCGTCGCCTGCGCCAAGCGTGAGGGGGTCGACAACGGAAAGCGCGTTCGTGTCGATTCGACTGTCATCAACGCAGCCATTCATCCTCCGACCGACTCATCGCTGCTGAAAGATAGCGTTCGCGTTCTGACGCGACTGCTGAGCCGCGCCCGTCGGTGGACGAAGAAGAAGTCGACCGACCACCGTCGACGGGCCAAGCGTCGTGCGCTCGGGATTACGCATGCCAGGTCAGCAGAGCAGCGGCTGCCGCTGTACCGGGATCTCATCGCCGTGACCAAGAAGACGCTCCGCGCTGCGCGGGTCGCGTCGAGCATCTTGCCCAGGGTGCAAGCCGGCAAGGAGCAAGCCGAGGTGGACAGGTTGGTGGAGCAGCTGCGGTATCACGTCTTGGCGGCTGAGCGCGTGCTCGACCAGGCAGAGCGTCGGGTGCTGAGGGGGCAATCCGTTCCAGCGCAGCAGAAGGTGGTCTCTATCTTCGAGCCACACGTCGATGTGATCGTCAAAGATCACCGCGAGACACTGTATGGGCACAAGGTGTTCTTCTCGGCTGGCGCATCGGGGCTGGTCGTCGATGTCGTTGTCCCCCGAGGCAATCCAGCTGATTCCGCCATGGCCACGACGATGATGACGCGGCATGTCGAGATCTGCGGCGAGCCGCCGAAGCAGGCGGCGTTCGATGGCGGGTTTGCTTCCCAGTCCAATCTCGACGCGCTCAAGGGCCTCGGTATCCGCGACGTCGCTTTCAGCAAGCGCCGTGGGCTCGACGTCATGGAGATGGTCAAGAGCCCGCGCATCTACCGCGCACTACGCAACTTCAGGGCGGGCATCGAGGGCATCATCTCGTACCTCAAGCGCGCCTTCGGTCTGGCTCGCTGTGACTGGCGCACGCTCGCGTCCTTCAGAGCGTACGTCATGGCCTCCGTGATCGCGGCGAACCTGCTGACCATTGCGCTCGGCGTCGCGCGTTAG